In Desulfuribacillus alkaliarsenatis, a genomic segment contains:
- a CDS encoding methyl-accepting chemotaxis protein translates to MKLWKNLKLGYKIGIITISLLLMFAVIAGIVMIKQIEAGVKSTALEKAVSDLYLGYEYIDTLYPGDWQVVDNELYKGNIRMNENFQLVDRIGELTGDTVTIFLGDTRVATNVTIDGKRAVGTQVSSQVAEAVLSRGEVFLGEANVVGTVYQAAYMPIKNAAGDLIGIWYVGAPQEFIDSTITSAKTALFISLLGIIFIAIVVIVFFVLDINKRLRSLTDVFAEAGNGNFTIQLTDVSNDEIGILNKSYNQMRNNLSDLIKHIIRLSDNLVHSSTSLAAGCEQTIKGTEHINAAIEEAAAGSEQQAISVEKSNTATTDITCDIQAVTSNIIDVAAISQKTSEQADDGNHSIQKTMSQMNQVRDYVNDTVTNIQSLEERSKDIEKIVSVITGIAEQTNLLALNASIEAARAGEHGKGFAVVAEEVRKLAEQSEISARQITELIGQVQADTNTSVKAMNTVQTEVLAGRQMVENAQAIFANIAQSTKGVSSQIQEITATSEMLANNIEHISGAIKDISDIAQASSSQFEEVAASTEEQSAAIEQITASASSLQSMADELKNSIAKFKV, encoded by the coding sequence TTGAAGCTATGGAAGAACTTAAAACTAGGCTATAAAATCGGCATTATTACTATTAGTTTGCTTTTAATGTTTGCTGTCATTGCTGGAATAGTAATGATTAAACAAATTGAAGCTGGAGTGAAATCTACAGCTTTAGAGAAGGCAGTTTCTGATTTATATTTAGGGTACGAATATATAGACACCCTATACCCCGGTGACTGGCAGGTAGTCGATAACGAACTATACAAAGGAAATATCCGCATGAATGAAAATTTCCAGCTAGTGGACAGAATTGGTGAGTTAACAGGGGATACAGTAACTATATTCCTTGGAGATACGCGAGTCGCAACAAATGTTACGATAGATGGCAAACGAGCCGTCGGAACACAGGTTTCAAGTCAGGTTGCTGAAGCAGTCCTAAGCCGAGGTGAAGTCTTCTTAGGAGAAGCAAATGTTGTAGGAACTGTATACCAGGCTGCATATATGCCTATTAAAAATGCTGCTGGAGATTTAATTGGTATATGGTATGTTGGTGCACCGCAGGAATTTATTGATTCTACAATCACATCAGCAAAGACTGCATTATTCATTTCCCTTTTAGGTATAATATTCATTGCAATTGTTGTGATAGTTTTCTTCGTGTTAGATATCAATAAGCGTTTACGCTCCTTAACAGATGTGTTTGCCGAAGCAGGAAATGGCAATTTTACCATTCAACTTACTGATGTGTCTAATGACGAGATTGGTATATTAAATAAAAGCTATAATCAAATGCGCAACAATTTAAGTGATTTGATTAAGCATATTATACGCTTATCTGATAACCTAGTCCATTCCTCAACAAGTCTTGCTGCGGGCTGTGAGCAAACCATCAAAGGTACTGAGCATATTAACGCAGCTATAGAAGAAGCTGCTGCTGGTTCTGAACAGCAGGCAATTTCTGTTGAAAAGAGCAACACGGCTACAACTGATATAACATGTGACATACAAGCAGTAACAAGTAATATTATAGACGTTGCAGCTATCTCACAAAAAACATCTGAACAGGCCGATGATGGTAATCACTCTATTCAAAAAACTATGTCACAGATGAATCAGGTGCGCGACTACGTTAACGATACAGTTACAAATATACAATCCCTAGAGGAACGTTCTAAGGACATAGAGAAAATCGTAAGTGTAATAACAGGCATAGCTGAGCAAACAAACCTATTGGCATTAAATGCTTCCATTGAAGCTGCAAGGGCAGGAGAGCATGGCAAAGGTTTTGCTGTAGTAGCCGAGGAGGTTCGTAAGCTTGCTGAACAGTCAGAGATTTCTGCCCGTCAAATCACAGAGTTAATAGGTCAGGTTCAGGCAGATACTAATACTTCTGTAAAGGCTATGAATACTGTTCAAACTGAAGTGCTAGCAGGACGACAAATGGTTGAAAATGCACAAGCTATCTTTGCTAACATAGCTCAATCAACAAAGGGTGTATCATCACAAATCCAAGAAATCACTGCTACATCAGAGATGCTTGCCAATAACATTGAACATATATCAGGTGCAATTAAGGATATAAGCGATATTGCGCAGGCCTCCTCAAGCCAATTCGAGGAGGTCGCAGCCTCAACAGAGGAACAAAGTGCCGCCATTGAACAGATAACTGCCTCCGCTAGCTCTTTGCAATCTATGGCAGATGAACTTAAGAACTCAATAGCGAAATTCAAAGTCTAA
- a CDS encoding trypsin-like peptidase domain-containing protein, translated as MKNENRELRMGAENMRKILFGFLLGAILMASVNVSASSEIIAQLSSFNFTVNGEQRQVENQPIVYNDRSYLPVREVANLLGYDVDYDPETRSIILTTPQGTPTNVQQNQQTQETQGQIVGDDFHSPIIEAVEKAKHSVVGVVNLQRTFRSGTMLTEAGTGSGVIYMIENGNAYIITNHHVIENAHEINVSLPNGDRINAELIGSDELTDLAVLRANASELRGTTVISIGDSNQLRQGEPAIAIGNPLGQRFAQTVTVGVVSGTNRLLPVTIAGSIVHEVEVIQTDAAINFGNSGGALVDVKGNLIGINSAKIAQSGVEGIGFAIPISNAMPVISDLMEHGYVVRPYLGITPRDVQSLPVQQRAELPVNRGVIIAEQPIGPAQQVGLQMLDIIVAIDGEPVNNVIDLRRVLFRKSVGQTVIVAFYRGQDRQQVQVQLAELPNSR; from the coding sequence ATGAAAAACGAGAACAGAGAATTGAGAATGGGAGCTGAGAATATGCGTAAAATACTCTTCGGTTTTTTATTAGGTGCTATACTAATGGCATCAGTGAACGTATCAGCGTCTAGTGAGATAATAGCACAATTATCAAGCTTTAACTTTACTGTTAACGGTGAACAAAGACAAGTTGAAAACCAGCCAATCGTTTATAATGATCGATCCTACCTTCCAGTTAGGGAAGTAGCAAACTTACTAGGGTATGATGTAGATTATGATCCAGAGACTAGGAGCATCATATTAACAACGCCGCAAGGGACTCCAACAAATGTACAGCAAAATCAACAAACCCAAGAAACTCAAGGGCAAATTGTTGGTGATGACTTCCACAGTCCGATAATAGAAGCAGTAGAAAAGGCTAAACATTCAGTAGTTGGGGTAGTGAATCTACAGAGGACCTTCCGTTCAGGGACAATGCTTACAGAAGCTGGTACTGGATCGGGAGTTATCTATATGATAGAAAACGGAAACGCATACATAATAACAAATCATCATGTTATCGAGAATGCACATGAAATTAACGTCTCTTTGCCAAATGGTGACCGTATAAATGCAGAATTAATTGGTTCTGATGAGCTGACAGATTTAGCGGTACTAAGGGCTAACGCTTCAGAGCTGAGGGGAACTACGGTGATATCTATTGGTGATTCCAATCAATTGCGTCAAGGTGAGCCTGCTATAGCCATTGGCAATCCCTTGGGGCAACGTTTTGCACAGACTGTGACAGTAGGAGTAGTTAGTGGTACCAATCGTTTGTTGCCTGTTACTATTGCTGGCTCTATTGTACATGAAGTTGAAGTTATTCAAACAGATGCGGCCATTAACTTCGGAAATAGTGGAGGGGCGCTAGTTGATGTTAAGGGTAATTTGATAGGCATTAATAGTGCAAAGATTGCCCAAAGTGGTGTTGAAGGAATCGGATTTGCTATTCCTATATCAAACGCTATGCCTGTTATATCAGATCTTATGGAGCACGGTTATGTTGTACGTCCATACCTAGGAATAACACCTAGGGATGTACAATCGCTACCAGTGCAACAACGTGCGGAGCTACCTGTTAATAGGGGTGTAATTATAGCGGAGCAGCCAATAGGGCCAGCCCAACAAGTAGGCTTACAGATGCTGGATATAATTGTAGCTATTGATGGTGAGCCAGTTAATAATGTCATTGATTTACGCAGGGTGTTGTTTAGGAAATCCGTAGGGCAGACCGTAATAGTTGCTTTCTACAGAGGTCAAGATCGCCAACAAGTCCAAGTACAGCTAGCAGAACTGCCTAACTCACGCTAA
- a CDS encoding methyl-accepting chemotaxis protein produces the protein MLNWIIKLSKNIGVKVMVVVWIGIFIAAIMQVGFGYGLNRDDLITSSQEKLIGDLQLGYELFDARIPGEWRIEDGSLYKGATRINDNPEILELVDYMGALMGNNTVTIFQGDTRVATNVVTAQGNRAIGTQISDAVGQVVLNQQQRFLGRADVVGTWNQTAYDPIYDGSGNVIGIWYTGVPEDYYFQLARDGIIPNVIVAYFSASIYATILFFILKYLIFTPIRRLQKSAYEISHYNLAIEPIDKYREDEIGDLTKSFNQMLNNLKEIVGSVTNSAERVAYISNNLSDGAKQTEQASQQVAQNINEVADGTNRQSEYANNIMGMMESTQQSVEAGHHEVIETVKKAKNSTTTARQGQASINKAIDNLGEVTKTVQFATDAIQKLGRRSDEIGGIVTIISDISNQTNLLALNAAIEAARAGEQGRGFAVVSDEVRKLAEQSNQAAEKIANLIQDIQAETSVTVRTMESNLEAVETQVSIIRDGGEALDQIVKNVEESESDAVNIQDVFNSLRENANKVMEAIEEISSIIALSASSSQQVAAAAEEQSATIEEISNNSNELADMSNKLKAEVQKFKTN, from the coding sequence GTGCTTAACTGGATAATTAAGCTTTCTAAAAATATCGGTGTAAAAGTTATGGTAGTTGTTTGGATAGGAATATTCATAGCAGCTATTATGCAGGTTGGATTTGGCTATGGATTAAATAGAGATGATTTAATTACAAGCTCTCAGGAAAAGCTAATTGGCGATTTGCAGCTTGGATATGAATTGTTTGATGCTAGAATTCCAGGGGAATGGCGTATCGAGGACGGTAGCCTATACAAAGGTGCTACCCGAATTAATGACAATCCAGAAATTCTCGAATTGGTAGATTACATGGGTGCCTTAATGGGCAATAATACTGTGACAATATTCCAAGGGGATACCAGGGTAGCTACTAATGTTGTAACAGCTCAAGGTAATCGAGCAATTGGTACGCAGATATCTGATGCTGTTGGCCAGGTTGTGCTCAACCAACAGCAGCGTTTTTTAGGTAGGGCTGACGTTGTTGGCACTTGGAATCAGACTGCCTATGACCCAATTTATGACGGTTCGGGCAATGTTATAGGAATTTGGTATACTGGCGTGCCTGAGGATTATTATTTTCAATTAGCTAGAGATGGAATTATTCCAAATGTTATTGTCGCGTACTTCTCAGCTAGTATTTATGCTACTATTCTATTCTTTATTTTAAAGTATTTGATTTTCACACCAATTCGTAGGCTGCAGAAATCAGCTTATGAAATCTCTCATTATAATTTAGCGATTGAACCAATAGATAAATATAGAGAGGACGAGATTGGTGATTTAACCAAGTCCTTTAATCAAATGCTTAATAATTTAAAAGAAATTGTAGGAAGTGTAACAAATAGCGCCGAAAGGGTTGCTTATATATCAAATAACCTTTCAGATGGAGCAAAGCAAACAGAGCAGGCTTCTCAGCAGGTAGCCCAAAATATTAATGAAGTTGCTGATGGAACAAATAGACAATCTGAGTATGCAAATAATATCATGGGCATGATGGAGAGCACTCAACAAAGTGTGGAAGCTGGGCATCATGAAGTTATAGAAACTGTTAAAAAAGCCAAAAACTCAACAACTACAGCTAGACAGGGGCAGGCCTCTATTAACAAAGCAATTGACAATTTAGGTGAGGTTACTAAAACGGTGCAGTTTGCAACAGATGCAATCCAAAAGCTTGGACGCCGCTCAGACGAGATTGGTGGCATCGTTACAATTATTTCAGATATTTCTAATCAGACTAATCTATTGGCACTTAATGCAGCAATCGAAGCAGCTCGCGCAGGGGAACAGGGTCGAGGTTTTGCAGTCGTATCTGATGAGGTAAGAAAGCTTGCAGAGCAATCTAACCAGGCCGCAGAAAAAATTGCAAACTTAATTCAAGATATACAGGCTGAAACATCAGTTACAGTTAGAACAATGGAGAGCAATCTTGAAGCGGTAGAGACACAAGTAAGCATCATTCGTGATGGTGGGGAAGCTTTAGATCAGATTGTTAAGAACGTTGAAGAGTCAGAATCTGACGCGGTTAATATTCAAGACGTATTTAATAGTTTGCGGGAAAATGCGAACAAGGTCATGGAGGCAATAGAAGAGATATCTTCAATCATAGCTTTGTCGGCGTCTTCAAGTCAGCAGGTAGCAGCAGCTGCTGAAGAACAATCAGCCACTATCGAAGAAATCTCAAACAACTCGAATGAGTTGGCAGATATGTCAAATAAGCTGAAGGCAGAAGTGCAAAAGTTCAAAACTAACTAA
- a CDS encoding M14 family zinc carboxypeptidase translates to MLLKRRDFLVSTFASALAISALDFKQAHAYNIPYNGLIDIQMNGKSQYLDDYTPFIDENNRTMVPLRFVSEKFGRTVDWHEESRYAIIRDDDSKALYFPVHSNFYIRNDGETIEMDTESVIHNNRLYIPLRYLAEELSLRVDFTFNNNKPLIVLEDKLYINSRNPDLKSYSVYPFNATILYTYNDLVADLNWLKRYYGDVLDIHSMGKSTSGEYDIWGIRLGNGEKVATAHGAMHGNEWLNIPILIEQIKEYASLYKSNGYYQGKNVRQLLDDVSIHFIPSVNPDGTALCQFGAYAFPQRAEELYRLNNNHVPAGYDFTRWKANINGVDLNRNMDTGMRELLRDDISNRRRPGFLEPTYAFFMGDDVESEVESKILCNHYRQKNSVLLLDYHSSGRILYWNFSNTNYNRQDDGSFVQVPDLLTTQARKIASAMSSVTGYINHDASAVHNNTTINRWGTYRLQIPSITVETTNVVDVQRTVGAMKFMNAYFNERSRVLYATLTAVAAI, encoded by the coding sequence TTGTTATTGAAAAGAAGGGATTTTCTAGTTAGCACCTTTGCCAGCGCTTTAGCAATAAGTGCTTTAGATTTTAAGCAAGCTCACGCCTATAATATTCCCTATAATGGGCTTATAGACATACAGATGAACGGTAAGTCTCAGTACCTTGATGATTATACACCTTTTATCGACGAAAATAATAGAACTATGGTGCCTTTACGTTTTGTATCAGAGAAATTTGGACGGACCGTGGATTGGCACGAGGAATCTCGCTATGCGATTATCAGAGACGATGACAGCAAGGCTTTATATTTTCCTGTTCATAGCAATTTCTATATACGTAATGATGGCGAAACAATTGAGATGGACACGGAATCAGTAATTCATAATAACCGACTTTATATACCACTCAGATATCTAGCAGAAGAGCTGAGCCTAAGAGTTGACTTTACATTTAATAACAATAAGCCGCTGATTGTATTAGAGGATAAACTCTATATAAATTCTAGAAATCCAGATTTAAAAAGTTATAGTGTATACCCATTTAACGCCACCATCTTATACACCTATAATGATTTAGTAGCTGACCTTAACTGGCTAAAACGCTATTATGGTGACGTTTTAGATATTCATAGCATGGGCAAATCCACTTCTGGAGAGTATGATATCTGGGGGATTCGCTTAGGCAACGGAGAAAAAGTTGCAACAGCCCATGGTGCTATGCACGGCAACGAATGGTTGAACATCCCGATATTGATAGAACAAATTAAAGAATATGCTAGCTTGTATAAAAGCAATGGATACTATCAAGGTAAAAACGTAAGACAGCTCCTAGATGACGTTTCGATACACTTTATCCCTTCAGTAAATCCAGATGGTACAGCCCTGTGTCAATTCGGTGCATACGCTTTTCCGCAGCGCGCGGAAGAGCTCTATCGCTTAAATAATAACCATGTTCCCGCAGGATATGATTTTACACGTTGGAAAGCAAATATTAATGGTGTGGATTTAAATAGAAATATGGATACTGGTATGCGAGAATTACTTCGAGATGATATTTCTAACAGACGAAGGCCTGGTTTCCTAGAACCTACTTACGCTTTTTTCATGGGGGATGATGTCGAGAGTGAGGTAGAGTCTAAAATACTATGCAACCATTATCGTCAGAAAAACTCTGTGTTACTACTAGATTATCACAGCAGTGGCAGAATCTTGTACTGGAACTTTAGCAATACCAACTATAATAGACAGGACGACGGCAGCTTCGTTCAAGTACCTGATTTATTAACTACGCAGGCACGTAAGATTGCTAGTGCTATGTCCTCTGTAACAGGATATATTAACCATGATGCTTCTGCCGTTCATAATAATACTACTATAAATCGCTGGGGTACTTATAGACTGCAAATACCGAGCATTACTGTGGAGACAACAAACGTAGTCGATGTACAAAGAACTGTCGGTGCAATGAAATTTATGAACGCCTACTTCAATGAAAGAAGCAGGGTTCTTTACGCTACCTTAACCGCTGTTGCTGCTATATAA
- the dtd gene encoding D-aminoacyl-tRNA deacylase, whose product MKVVIQRVVSSNVYLPKEQETSGAIDKGLLVLLGVGPEDADEDMQYIIDKMIHLRIFEDEAGKMNLSAKDIGAEILVVSQFTLYADCRKGRRPSFTQAAPPDKANAMYEQFVQKLKDEGFTVATGKFGAFMQVELINDGPVTIILDSKER is encoded by the coding sequence ATTAAGGTAGTAATTCAAAGAGTAGTTAGTAGCAATGTATATCTGCCAAAGGAGCAGGAAACTTCTGGGGCTATTGATAAAGGCTTATTGGTGCTTTTGGGAGTTGGTCCAGAAGATGCTGATGAGGACATGCAGTATATAATTGATAAAATGATACATTTGCGGATTTTCGAGGATGAGGCTGGGAAAATGAATTTGTCAGCTAAAGATATAGGTGCAGAAATCCTTGTTGTATCTCAATTTACTCTGTACGCTGATTGTCGGAAGGGGAGACGTCCCAGCTTCACGCAAGCAGCACCACCTGATAAAGCCAATGCCATGTATGAACAGTTTGTACAAAAGCTCAAGGACGAAGGTTTTACAGTTGCCACAGGGAAATTCGGAGCATTTATGCAAGTAGAGCTAATAAATGATGGGCCAGTAACCATAATACTTGATAGTAAAGAAAGGTGA
- a CDS encoding polysaccharide deacetylase family protein translates to MFKTVFKRFGVFTIALAIVTSLYISYINTAIYTCAINISATNTNVAISDFQVEIDALYNQLEPIYVQGTVRWWSLIPNIEAMQKLQQLQQLYSEPNNKFITRDNILQVMADKHNMPVRLLESISGSAGRQTFLEPEEARALIASLYTIKPAKDVPVLSYHHLLRAKENRKYSNNNIAISVEMFEEHMSLLNEHGFVTLTMDELALFLDGLIQIPEKSVVITFDDGYLSNFVYAYPILKDYGFRATIFTITGMLRDEPVEFDPDLLQFFSWQEMDDYRDVFDYAGHTHDLHYISMNVSFLKSRSQSRITKDLKQSRDLLGTDYFAYPYGQYNKNIIQALNEAGYTMAFTTNPYRVEPGTDKYKISRLCVVSKTKLAYFKNFVGIEDMSE, encoded by the coding sequence ATGTTCAAGACTGTATTTAAAAGGTTTGGCGTTTTTACTATTGCCTTAGCTATTGTAACGAGTTTATATATAAGTTACATAAACACTGCTATTTATACCTGTGCAATTAATATCAGTGCGACTAATACCAACGTAGCTATTTCTGATTTTCAAGTTGAAATTGACGCGCTCTATAATCAGCTCGAACCAATATATGTTCAAGGGACAGTGAGATGGTGGAGCTTAATTCCTAATATAGAAGCAATGCAGAAATTACAGCAATTACAGCAATTGTATAGCGAACCAAATAATAAATTTATTACAAGGGACAACATTCTGCAGGTTATGGCAGATAAGCATAACATGCCTGTACGATTGTTGGAGTCGATAAGTGGTTCGGCGGGCAGACAGACCTTTTTAGAGCCTGAAGAAGCACGGGCATTGATTGCTTCATTGTATACAATAAAACCCGCCAAGGATGTGCCTGTACTATCCTACCATCACTTGCTGCGAGCTAAGGAAAACAGAAAATATAGCAATAACAACATTGCTATATCCGTGGAAATGTTTGAGGAGCATATGTCTTTACTAAATGAACATGGATTTGTTACACTCACTATGGATGAGCTTGCACTGTTTCTCGATGGCTTAATTCAAATTCCAGAAAAAAGTGTAGTAATAACCTTTGATGATGGATACTTAAGTAACTTCGTTTATGCCTACCCAATATTAAAGGATTATGGTTTTCGCGCAACAATCTTTACGATAACAGGAATGCTTAGGGATGAACCAGTAGAATTTGATCCAGATTTGTTACAATTTTTTAGCTGGCAGGAGATGGATGACTACAGGGATGTGTTCGATTACGCTGGTCACACACATGATTTGCATTACATATCAATGAATGTGAGTTTTCTAAAGTCACGCTCCCAAAGTAGAATAACTAAGGATTTAAAGCAGTCGCGTGATCTTCTAGGTACTGATTATTTCGCCTATCCTTACGGACAATACAACAAAAATATTATCCAAGCACTAAATGAAGCTGGATATACCATGGCTTTTACTACTAATCCTTACCGTGTTGAGCCTGGAACAGATAAATATAAAATTTCCAGGCTATGCGTAGTTTCCAAGACTAAGTTAGCCTACTTTAAAAACTTCGTTGGAATAGAAGATATGAGTGAATAA
- a CDS encoding polysaccharide deacetylase family protein encodes MGKRTTIALIIALLIIVTGYGIAVGESRNVKEDGTHVYRNVNNVVFIEANEIAELLDMQADYSGAFLAFRGQTSAEDIIYIDKQTFTYKGYKHMLLVPYKRIDSKIYIDETFLYILGLGLNKYTYNVIITNASIANNEETQAHVFLIKSINLPTTNIKHNSIPILMYHKIAEPSAGNPMRQLYVSTENFNEQMRTLKENGYNTVTMEEVYRHWEYGDPLPEKPIVLSFDDGYLTDLINANPILIRHEYRGNFYVNPGGVLNNSPGLMSIEQIQMLAGYGHLIGSHGYYHSDLSMLSAHLTDIELSWSKATLESWLGRMVEHFCYPYGRYQSYTLKALEDIGYKTALTTQYGFANSNQDYYQLARIRINYSDDLRTFKRKVGIR; translated from the coding sequence ATGGGAAAGCGAACAACAATTGCTTTAATAATTGCATTATTAATAATCGTTACTGGTTATGGAATCGCTGTAGGTGAAAGCCGTAATGTAAAAGAAGACGGTACGCATGTTTATCGAAATGTTAACAACGTAGTATTCATAGAAGCAAATGAAATAGCAGAGTTACTAGATATGCAAGCAGACTATTCTGGAGCATTTCTTGCATTTCGTGGGCAAACTTCAGCAGAAGATATCATCTATATCGATAAGCAGACCTTTACATATAAAGGATATAAGCATATGTTGCTAGTTCCATATAAGCGAATTGATTCAAAAATTTATATTGATGAAACTTTTCTATATATATTAGGGTTAGGGCTTAATAAGTACACTTATAATGTAATTATAACTAATGCTTCAATAGCTAACAATGAAGAAACGCAAGCTCATGTTTTCTTAATTAAAAGTATAAATCTACCGACGACAAATATTAAGCATAATAGTATTCCAATATTGATGTATCACAAGATTGCAGAGCCTAGTGCAGGTAATCCTATGAGGCAGTTATATGTATCTACTGAAAATTTTAATGAGCAAATGCGAACGCTTAAAGAGAATGGATATAACACGGTAACAATGGAGGAGGTATATAGGCATTGGGAATATGGAGACCCACTACCTGAAAAGCCAATAGTTCTAAGCTTCGATGACGGTTACCTAACTGATTTAATCAATGCAAACCCAATTTTAATAAGACACGAATATAGAGGCAACTTTTATGTGAATCCTGGGGGAGTGTTAAACAACAGTCCTGGCCTGATGTCAATAGAGCAAATTCAAATGCTAGCTGGCTATGGACACTTGATAGGTAGTCACGGATACTATCACTCGGATTTATCAATGCTATCAGCGCACTTAACCGATATAGAGCTATCATGGTCAAAAGCAACTCTAGAGAGCTGGCTAGGAAGAATGGTGGAGCATTTTTGTTATCCTTATGGTCGCTATCAGAGCTATACATTAAAAGCCCTAGAAGACATAGGGTATAAAACAGCATTGACTACTCAATATGGCTTTGCTAACAGCAATCAAGATTATTATCAACTAGCACGGATACGCATTAATTACTCCGATGACTTAAGGACATTTAAAAGAAAGGTAGGAATAAGGTGA
- a CDS encoding low molecular weight protein-tyrosine-phosphatase: MIHVLFVCLGNICRSPMAEAVFRKLVKQERLNNHIFIDSAGTGGWHVGKPPHQGTQDILQEHGVDYQGIKARQLHPDDINRFDYIIVMDQENLENVNRLLQSIKQQKDNYVAKLLEFATDKSYEDVPDPYYVGGFDKVYDLIEDGCKGLLTTIKKQHSIGGDSD; encoded by the coding sequence ATGATACATGTTCTATTTGTCTGTTTAGGCAATATTTGTAGGTCGCCAATGGCAGAGGCGGTGTTTAGAAAATTAGTAAAACAAGAGCGCCTAAATAATCATATTTTCATAGACTCGGCTGGAACAGGGGGGTGGCATGTTGGTAAACCCCCTCACCAAGGTACGCAGGATATTCTTCAGGAGCATGGGGTTGACTATCAAGGGATTAAAGCAAGACAATTGCATCCAGATGATATTAATAGATTTGATTACATTATAGTTATGGATCAAGAGAATTTAGAAAATGTTAATCGATTGCTACAAAGCATAAAACAACAAAAAGACAATTATGTAGCTAAATTATTAGAGTTTGCTACTGATAAATCTTATGAGGATGTGCCAGATCCTTATTACGTAGGTGGATTTGACAAGGTCTATGATTTGATTGAAGATGGCTGCAAAGGGTTATTAACAACTATTAAGAAGCAACATAGCATAGGGGGAGATTCAGATTAA
- a CDS encoding VanZ family protein, translating to MRARAWIIVILLIGGLYFLSSIPGLRVLPVLSSINSAMSNIDFLIVRLSEWLAAKVPLNFGELRHIDTLTQDFLAYARDNPIIIEFFLRKVAHVVVFFIITIALFFLYHQYIKSSKISVALAFISGGIIAFVDEYRQSFVDGRVGSTVDVFIDMIGVTLATCLIVFSLFLTKAGRQRFYQQSNHEIDGDEDKEVKSDKDNDKKVVSSDEEKIDEAEAANQAKIMELQKRIDELEKDLASKDIT from the coding sequence GTGAGGGCGCGCGCTTGGATTATTGTCATATTGTTAATTGGAGGGCTATATTTCTTATCTTCCATACCAGGATTACGTGTTTTACCAGTACTAAGCTCGATTAATTCTGCAATGTCGAACATAGACTTTCTAATCGTGCGATTGTCTGAATGGCTTGCTGCTAAGGTCCCACTAAACTTTGGTGAACTACGACATATAGATACTTTAACTCAGGATTTCCTCGCCTATGCTCGAGATAACCCAATCATTATTGAGTTCTTCTTACGAAAAGTTGCCCACGTTGTCGTGTTTTTCATAATAACTATTGCACTTTTTTTCTTATACCACCAATATATAAAGAGTTCAAAAATCTCAGTGGCACTAGCATTTATTAGTGGCGGTATCATAGCATTCGTCGATGAATATAGACAATCATTCGTCGATGGAAGGGTTGGAAGTACTGTTGATGTTTTTATCGATATGATAGGAGTAACCCTAGCAACCTGTTTAATTGTATTCTCTTTGTTCTTAACTAAAGCTGGAAGACAAAGATTCTATCAACAAAGCAACCATGAAATAGATGGTGATGAGGATAAAGAAGTAAAGAGCGATAAAGATAACGATAAAAAAGTAGTTAGTAGTGACGAGGAAAAAATCGATGAAGCCGAAGCTGCTAATCAAGCTAAAATCATGGAGCTGCAGAAAAGGATTGACGAGCTGGAAAAAGACCTAGCCAGCAAAGATATTACATAA